A single Antechinus flavipes isolate AdamAnt ecotype Samford, QLD, Australia chromosome 5, AdamAnt_v2, whole genome shotgun sequence DNA region contains:
- the PTN gene encoding pleiotrophin isoform X2: MSLFIQKLFERMQPQQQQQQRRKFAAVFLAFIFILAAVDIAEAGKKEKPEKKVKKSDCGEWQWSVCVPTSGDCGLGTREGTRTGAECKQTMKTQRCKIPCNWKKQFGECKYQFQAWGECDVNTALKTRTGNLKRALHNAECQKTVTISKPCGKLTKPKPQAESKKKKKEGKKQEKMLD; encoded by the exons AATGCAGCcacaacagcagcaacagcagcgtCGAAAATTTGCAGCTGTCTTCTTggcattcattttcattttggcagctgtggaCATTGCTGAAGCTGGCAAGAAAGAGAAACCAG aaaaaaaggtgaagaaatcAGATTGTGGGGAATGGCAGTGGAGTGTGTGTGTTCCAACCAGTGGGGATTGTGGGCTGGGTACCCGGGAGGGCACCCGGACTGGTGCAGAATGCAAACAAACCATGAAGACTCAAAGATGTAAGATTCCTTGCAACTGGAAGAAACAATTTGGAG AGTGCAAATACCAGTTCCAGGCTTGGGGAGAATGTGATGTAAACACTGCCCTGAAGACAAGAACAGGAAATCTGAAGAGAGCTCTTCATAATGCTGAGTGTCAAAAGACTGTCACCATCTCCAAGCCATGTGGAAAACTTACCAAACCCAAACCACAAG CAGAatccaagaagaagaaaaaggagggcaAGAAACAAGAGAAGATGTTGGACTAA
- the PTN gene encoding pleiotrophin isoform X1, with product MSLFIQKLFERMQPQQQQQQRRKFAAVFLAFIFILAAVDIAEAGKKEKPEKKVKKSDCGEWQWSVCVPTSGDCGLGTREGTRTGAECKQTMKTQRCKIPCNWKKQFGAECKYQFQAWGECDVNTALKTRTGNLKRALHNAECQKTVTISKPCGKLTKPKPQAESKKKKKEGKKQEKMLD from the exons AATGCAGCcacaacagcagcaacagcagcgtCGAAAATTTGCAGCTGTCTTCTTggcattcattttcattttggcagctgtggaCATTGCTGAAGCTGGCAAGAAAGAGAAACCAG aaaaaaaggtgaagaaatcAGATTGTGGGGAATGGCAGTGGAGTGTGTGTGTTCCAACCAGTGGGGATTGTGGGCTGGGTACCCGGGAGGGCACCCGGACTGGTGCAGAATGCAAACAAACCATGAAGACTCAAAGATGTAAGATTCCTTGCAACTGGAAGAAACAATTTGGAG CAGAGTGCAAATACCAGTTCCAGGCTTGGGGAGAATGTGATGTAAACACTGCCCTGAAGACAAGAACAGGAAATCTGAAGAGAGCTCTTCATAATGCTGAGTGTCAAAAGACTGTCACCATCTCCAAGCCATGTGGAAAACTTACCAAACCCAAACCACAAG CAGAatccaagaagaagaaaaaggagggcaAGAAACAAGAGAAGATGTTGGACTAA
- the PTN gene encoding pleiotrophin isoform X3 has protein sequence MQPQQQQQQRRKFAAVFLAFIFILAAVDIAEAGKKEKPEKKVKKSDCGEWQWSVCVPTSGDCGLGTREGTRTGAECKQTMKTQRCKIPCNWKKQFGAECKYQFQAWGECDVNTALKTRTGNLKRALHNAECQKTVTISKPCGKLTKPKPQAESKKKKKEGKKQEKMLD, from the exons ATGCAGCcacaacagcagcaacagcagcgtCGAAAATTTGCAGCTGTCTTCTTggcattcattttcattttggcagctgtggaCATTGCTGAAGCTGGCAAGAAAGAGAAACCAG aaaaaaaggtgaagaaatcAGATTGTGGGGAATGGCAGTGGAGTGTGTGTGTTCCAACCAGTGGGGATTGTGGGCTGGGTACCCGGGAGGGCACCCGGACTGGTGCAGAATGCAAACAAACCATGAAGACTCAAAGATGTAAGATTCCTTGCAACTGGAAGAAACAATTTGGAG CAGAGTGCAAATACCAGTTCCAGGCTTGGGGAGAATGTGATGTAAACACTGCCCTGAAGACAAGAACAGGAAATCTGAAGAGAGCTCTTCATAATGCTGAGTGTCAAAAGACTGTCACCATCTCCAAGCCATGTGGAAAACTTACCAAACCCAAACCACAAG CAGAatccaagaagaagaaaaaggagggcaAGAAACAAGAGAAGATGTTGGACTAA